Genomic window (Bosea sp. (in: a-proteobacteria)):
TCGAACATCGTGCCCTCGGCGAAGATGTCCTCGTCGATGATGCTGACGTCGAAGGTCCAGTGCTGCCACTTGCCGCGCGGATCGGTGAAGCGGAAGTCGACATATTTGACGTCGTTGTCCTTGATCGCCTTGAGGACTTCCTTGGCGCTCTTCATCTCAGCAATTCCTCTTGCCAGCAGTTTCTCAGGTCCACGCAGGCCGGCCGGCTTCGATCCGGCCGCGGCCCGTTGTCCGAATGATCGGGGATGAAATGCTCAGATCGCGTCCGCCCCGGTCTCGCCGGTACGGATGCGGATCACCCCCTCGATGCTCGATACAAAAATCTTGCCATCTCCGATCCGGCCGGTCTGGGCGGCCTTCATGATGGCCTCGATGGCGCGATCCAGCATCTCGTCGGCGAGGACGATCTCGATCTTCACCTTCGGCAGGAAGTCGACGACGTATTCGGCGCCGCGATAGAGCTCGGTATGGCCCTTCTGGCGGCCGAAACCCTTGGCCTCGAGAACCGTGATGCCCTGAAGCCCGACCTCCTGAAGCGCCTCCTTCACCTCG
Coding sequences:
- a CDS encoding P-II family nitrogen regulator, giving the protein MKKIEAIIKPFKLDEVKEALQEVGLQGITVLEAKGFGRQKGHTELYRGAEYVVDFLPKVKIEIVLADEMLDRAIEAIMKAAQTGRIGDGKIFVSSIEGVIRIRTGETGADAI